The genomic stretch GTGCGCCACGAGCGCATCGAGGAGTTCGGCCGCGGTGTCGGGGTTATCGGCCAGCGCGGAGAACCGGCGGGCCAGCGGGAACAGTTCGACCCCCTGTTTGCAGTCGATGCCGACCAGAGCGACATGCTGCGAGGCCAGCCCGGCCACCAGGTTGCGCTGATAGACGGACTTGCCGGACTCCGTGGCACCGAGGGTGAGGGCGTGCGGGACGGCACGGTAGTCGCGGTAGTGGACGGCGCCGTCCTCGCGCAGGGCGACCGGGACACGCATCCGGCGGGTGTCCCTCTTGGCGGGCATCTGCACCCGCTTGAGGACGTCGTAGCCGGTCATCCGCACCTCGACCACACCCGAGCGCAGCTCACGTGAGGTCACGCCGTACAGGGCGAAGGAGTGACGCAGCCGATCACACGAAGCTGCGACGTCGAAGGCGTCCTGACCGGGCCGGAGTCCCAGCCGCAGCACCAGGCCGGTCCGGGTGGGGCGCAGGCGCAGGATCCGCGGGGCGCGAGGGCCGGGGACGGGCCGGTTGGTGGCCCGGGCCAGGGCGAGGCGCCAGCGTGTGGGCGGGACGGTCAGTCCGCAGGCGTCCATTACAGACGCGTAGCGGAACAGCACCCGCAGCGCGGCGAGGGTGACCCCGAAGGTCAGCCAGTACCAGGCCGGGCGCCGCCACCGAAGCATCAGCGCGGTGACGACGACCAGCAGCCCTAAGACGGACAGCCACAGCATGGCTCAGGCCGCCTTCGGCTTCGACGCGGCAGCGGCGAGCGAGGTCACGGCGACCGCGCGGAACGCAATCCCGTGCCGCTTCTGCCCGTTGAACTCGTTCTCCCACGGCCGGGCGATCAGACCGGTCAGCGCGACCGGGGTGCCCATGACCAGCTCACCGGAGATGCCCGGCTCGGGGACGGTGATGGAGAGGATCTCGACCTCGTCGTTGGCCGCGAACATCACGTCCACGGTCATGAGCGTTGCACCGGTCTCGGCGTCGGTGGCGATCTCGCCGGAACGGCGGTCCTTGACCTTGGGCTGCGGGGTCTTGGCCACCATCACGGAGGCGGCGGAGGTGTCGACGGGAATCTGACGCATCGTCTGTTCTCCTGGATCTCAATGGGAGTTGGAACCGACCGTTCGTCGGTGAGATCAGGAGACCGCGAGAGGTGATGGACGTATCACGGTCCGTGTGGACGTTTAGGGACGTCTGAGCTATCGTCAAAACGTCCCCGGGACGTCCTAGGAGAGGGCACGTCATGGCGAACGAGCGTCTGCGCGCAGCAATTTCGGCAAAGGGCGAGACCATCCAGTCCCTTGCTCAGCACGTCGGCGTGGATCCGAAGAGCGTGGAGCGCTGGATCACGACCAACCGCACACCGCACCGGGGACACCGCTGGAAGGCCGCGAGCTTCCTTGGAGTGGATGAGGTCTACCTCTGGCCCTCCGTCGAGAAGCAGGCTGAGACCGCGAGCACATCTGAGCTGATCACGTACTACCCGAACCGGGGTGCCGTACCGGCGGCGTTGTGGTCATCGCTCATTGAGAAGGCAACGGACCAGGTCGAGATCCTCGTTTACGCGGGGCTGTTCCTCTTCGACAACCATCCGGATCTGCCAGACCAGTTGGCCGAGAAGGCGAAGGCCGGGGCTCAGGTCCGCGTCCTGCTCGGCGATCCCGACTCGGCCATGGTCCAGCAGCGAGGGGAAGAGGAAGGCATCGGCAGCGATCTGGCGGCACGTGCCCGGATCACGCGGCGCTACCTCGAACCAGCGATGGCGACGCCCGGAGTTGAGGTCAAGCTGCATGACACGATCCTGTACAACTCGATCTATCGGTTCGACGACGACGTGTTGGTGAACCCGCATGTGCTCGGAGCTCCTGCCGGTCAGAACCCAGTTCTGCACTTCCGGTACATCCCTGGCGCCCGGACATTCCGGCACTACATGAGGAGCTTCGACTACACGTGGGAGCGCGGTCGACCTGCGTAAGTAGGCGACGGTAGGGCCGGGGCTGCGGGCGCCGGCGGAACCGGCACCCGGTCCCCGGCCAACTCGCGCGACAGCCGGACGTGCGACGCTTG from Streptomyces davaonensis JCM 4913 encodes the following:
- a CDS encoding FtsK/SpoIIIE domain-containing protein translates to MLWLSVLGLLVVVTALMLRWRRPAWYWLTFGVTLAALRVLFRYASVMDACGLTVPPTRWRLALARATNRPVPGPRAPRILRLRPTRTGLVLRLGLRPGQDAFDVAASCDRLRHSFALYGVTSRELRSGVVEVRMTGYDVLKRVQMPAKRDTRRMRVPVALREDGAVHYRDYRAVPHALTLGATESGKSVYQRNLVAGLASQHVALVGIDCKQGVELFPLARRFSALADNPDTAAELLDALVAHMQDVYRLIRAEQRITADVPDAEIAADIWDLPADLRPVPVVVLVDEVAELALFANREEEKRRDRIITALARLAQLGRAAGIYLEICGQRFGSELGKGITMLRAQLTGRTAHRVNDESSANMAFGDIAPDAVLAAIQIPADLPGIAITGDSTGGWARIRAPHTSLRQAVNTCNRYADLAPDLPALVPFRPALGSPRPIPATPVESAPATA
- a CDS encoding SCO3933 family regulatory protein; its protein translation is MRQIPVDTSAASVMVAKTPQPKVKDRRSGEIATDAETGATLMTVDVMFAANDEVEILSITVPEPGISGELVMGTPVALTGLIARPWENEFNGQKRHGIAFRAVAVTSLAAAASKPKAA
- a CDS encoding helix-turn-helix domain-containing protein: MANERLRAAISAKGETIQSLAQHVGVDPKSVERWITTNRTPHRGHRWKAASFLGVDEVYLWPSVEKQAETASTSELITYYPNRGAVPAALWSSLIEKATDQVEILVYAGLFLFDNHPDLPDQLAEKAKAGAQVRVLLGDPDSAMVQQRGEEEGIGSDLAARARITRRYLEPAMATPGVEVKLHDTILYNSIYRFDDDVLVNPHVLGAPAGQNPVLHFRYIPGARTFRHYMRSFDYTWERGRPA